The Spartobacteria bacterium sequence CTATTTCCGGTGTTTTCAGAATCGCGGCTCCCTGTCGTGTGGCCATATCGAGCACGCGGCGGGGCGGCATGGCATCGACCGCTGTTCCGATTCGATGAACCAGTAATGCTGTTTGCATTTCACGTAAAAAATTAGAGCTGTCGTTGCTCGCACTGCCGTCAACAGCCAGGCCCACATGAACGCCTGCATCCATCAATGCAGGAACGCGGCATATTCCCGATCCCAGCCGTAAATTAGAAACGGGGCAGTGGGCTATCCCCGCACCTGCTGCAGCCAATCGCGCAATCTCTTTGTCATTGAAATAGATGCCATGCGCATACCACACGTGATCATGCAGCCAGCCCGTTTCTTCCATGTAATCCAGCGGACGCAGCCCGAGGCTTTCGACGCAGTAGGCTTCTTCATCTTTGGTTTCGCATAGATGAGTGTGGATCAGGAGCTTGTGCTGTTTGGCATAGGCTGCTGTTTCCTCCATCAGATCGCGCGTAATGGAAAAAGGCGAACAGGGTGCCAGCACAATGCGCGTCATGGAAAAAGGATCGGCATCATGATATGTATTTACCACCCGCTCGCAGTCGGTCATAATTGCGTCCGGTGTTTGCGTGACATCATCGGGAGGAAGGCCCCCTTGAGATCGACCACGGCTCATGCTGCCGCGCGTGGGATAAAACCGCATGCCCATGGCCCTTGCTACTTCAATTTCCGTATCCAGCAGTGCCTCGGGTGCCTTATTAGGGAAAACATAAAAATGATCCACCGCCGTGGTGCAACCCGATAAAAACAGCTCGGAAATAGCAATTTTTGTGCTGATTTCTACCGCTTCCGGCGTCAGTTCCCGCCAGATTTCATAGAGATACACCAGCCAGTCAAACAACTTCGCATTATGCACCCCGGGAATATTTCTCGTTAGCGTCTGATAAAAATGATGATGCAAATTGATGAAGCCTGGATAAACAACGTGATGTCGTCCATCGATCTGTCGCATCGCATCGGTCGGTTCAATGTGCTTGGAAATACGCGCTACCTTGTTATCGATCACCAGCAAATCGACATCATGGAGCACGGCGTCGGGTTCCTGCATTGTAACCAGCGTATGAATATCGTGGATAAGTATATGGTTCGATTCCATAGCGATTTTTCCCATTTTTCAGTAAAACAATTATAACGGGCTACAAAATAACGGAAATCACATCATATCAGAAGAAAAAAAGGCAGCGACGATCTATTTATAAAGGGAATAATAGCCTGTCCCTTTGCCGCCCTAACTATATATAAGAAAGAAGTAGCACGGTACCGCGAAGCGGCACGAGCCACTATTCGCAAGGATAAGCGTGTTAACATCCGAATGACCGAGCGCGACCTCATTCATTTCCAAAAGACAGCCATACATGAAGGACTCCCATACCAAACCCTCATCTCGAGCATTTTACATAAATACATCAATGGACGACTCGTAGAGAAAAAGAACTGATGGCACAACAAAAAAATGCAGCGTACGGCTAAAGCCGCCACTGATTTTCAACGTTGGCCTGAAATACAGCTTGCCGCGTGGTGCTAAATACGGTATCAAAAATATATGAGTAAGTATAAAGCAGTTATTGATACGAACATATTGTACGCAGGCTTATATTCATCGGCTGGTGCATCATTTCGAATATTACAACTCATTGAAAGAGGATCCATTATACCTTTTCTTTCTACAACTTTGTTGTTCGAATATGAAGATGTACTGAAACGAAACCAGATGATTCTTGGATTAACAGAAAATGAGATTGAAGAAATTCTCAACGAAATATGCGCACGAGGAGAATGTCGCAGGATTCATTTTTTATGGCGACCTGTTCTGTCAGATCCAAAGGATGATCATGTACTGGAACTAGCCGTTGCGGCGGGCTGTGCAGACATCATAACACACAATATTACAGACTT is a genomic window containing:
- a CDS encoding 8-oxoguanine deaminase, whose product is MGKIAMESNHILIHDIHTLVTMQEPDAVLHDVDLLVIDNKVARISKHIEPTDAMRQIDGRHHVVYPGFINLHHHFYQTLTRNIPGVHNAKLFDWLVYLYEIWRELTPEAVEISTKIAISELFLSGCTTAVDHFYVFPNKAPEALLDTEIEVARAMGMRFYPTRGSMSRGRSQGGLPPDDVTQTPDAIMTDCERVVNTYHDADPFSMTRIVLAPCSPFSITRDLMEETAAYAKQHKLLIHTHLCETKDEEAYCVESLGLRPLDYMEETGWLHDHVWYAHGIYFNDKEIARLAAAGAGIAHCPVSNLRLGSGICRVPALMDAGVHVGLAVDGSASNDSSNFLREMQTALLVHRIGTAVDAMPPRRVLDMATRQGAAILKTPEIGHLSVGSAADLAMFRLDRVEFAGAMTDPASAHLFCGSAPRAAYTMVNGRLVVEKGQVTGLDEEQLWSDAQNITKQMLMRSGRI
- a CDS encoding putative toxin-antitoxin system toxin component, PIN family → MSKYKAVIDTNILYAGLYSSAGASFRILQLIERGSIIPFLSTTLLFEYEDVLKRNQMILGLTENEIEEILNEICARGECRRIHFLWRPVLSDPKDDHVLELAVAAGCADIITHNITDFSLSSKFGVRIVKPSQLLGELK